ttactcatgttaagggaaagaccaataaatgcaatcatgtccatcagttaaagcatgagaataaggtgccaataaagtattatggtaatcaagatacctatttctcctgtaataagaaaaattaatggcatataaagaaagattgcataaagtatgataaatgacttaaaataaagctAATCTCacatatctagtatgtcgtgaatctcttttagtgactcattcaaatttgttgtggattgattatagTTTGACAATCCACATAGTCAACAAATGCAGAATACGTGTTTTTATAATTGCAgattgttgggatctataggttaattttaaaattcagttattatTTTGacctaaaaaatgttttatattccataatcatttagaaatttattttctagtttagtttgttaaaaatttcaattttattttaaacttgaaatttttcttattttgggtggaatattagttgggggtttatttaaagtcaatttaaaattgacctacgtcccaactttttgaaacaaaattatttgtttatttttgcatactggtgttgacgtaaagtagagtctttgagaatttaaaaatgctcttgttatggctttggagattaaaatatatctccatacagaaaataaaagtcggtaatttactgactttggtacttgtgtggactgcataagggaaagcataccaacaagactactaaaggtgccaaagagagccttttgagatttttgagattatgtacattgaaaggtgttaaccttttcatactcattgcctaaatggtcaaagatatttttatctcttttagtgatggcCATATAAGGTTTAtttatctctatcttctaaataatacctataaggaagaagaagagaaacaacatgaagatcataagatctgatataggcatagagtattatggtaagtacacacaaaagggaaatgattagtaatactaatctgttattacccttatagaATAAAGCTTTAAAGaccattgtgtatatgttaaacacgattccatttaaggttgtccttaagacaccttttatgaaataaatggaagccaagtttaaattatttgcaCGTATgaggttgccttgctaaagaggggaattataatcctcgcctaaggaaattagattcaaggacaaccaacggatcttttataggctatctagtaaacttgaaagggttttaggttttattatccttcatataatcataAAGTTGTTggttgtaaaatttctagaggatgttgaacctagtgggagtgtttATATTCAGAGGTTTTACTTAGAGGAAACACGAGAATTGACTGAGGCTCCTTCATATGAAAGATGTTTGATTGTActtatggaaaatcaaattgattacctTGAGCTACAATCAATCTTAGAATTGTCAACTTATGTAGAATAGGTTCAGTTTGAATCTACTTAgactttgcaaaatgcagaggaagtagaattaagaaaatcctatagaataagaagattaacaattcttagtgattatgttgtatacctcaTAGAGTCTGATGTTGATGTTGGACATAAAAATGATCTAAAATTGGTTTCACATACTATGAGTGGAGATAACTCCACATTGTGGTTCAATGCCAtaaagtaagagataaatccatggctcaaaagtcaagctagacttgtagccaatggttttactcataaagaaggcattgattatcatgaaacattctctccagtgtttAAGATGGTTtatcaagataatcatagcattagtagctcattttgacgtagagctacatcaaatggatgtgagaaCAACTTTCCTGAATAAGGATCTCAagtaagaggtttacatgaaacaatcaaaaggttttataaataacagtcagaaagcttgcaaactaAAGAAGTTTATGGGCTGTGACagatctctcatcggtgatatactttttacaaggttattgcttcattgtttattgaaaaccttgtaAATTAGTATATATGTCCCAAGGTCAGTGGGAGtgcagtaatctttctagtcctatatgtagatattatttttgcaagtggtgatttaggtttgctacataaagttcatttcacaaaactttgaaatgaaggatttgggtaaaaccttttatgtcttttgatatAGAGATTCatagagacataaagaatattaacattgtctcggaaggcttacattgaaaaggttttgggaagatttagaatgaaggatttttgcaccttcagtagcaactAAGATGGACAAATTATTGTCCCAAAATATATTGGAACAAGGGTTGATGAAAAGTCTTTTGTAAGCATTTGCATTATGCAACCTAAGAAAAGCATAGGCTTGCACTAGACTTAACCATTGGACTAACAGTAAGAATACTGGGTCAATAAAGTTTTGCAAATAAAGTATTGCAGTATacgcaaggaaccaagaagtacaacttaacatAAAGATACACTTTCTATTtggaggtggttagttgttcagatttgagttttgctgattgtgtagatagtagaaagttttctttagggtatatatcttttttattgagggatatatcctagagatgcagtatgcagactatagttgctacgtctaccaagaaagctaaaattctcgtgtgctatgaatttagtacacaggcatgatggatgagacattttgttgaaagtctcagtattatcgattttacagttagaccataaagatactctgcggtaattctactataatcttctttattagaataaagagtagaagcagaagtaaatcgacataaagtatctcagtacgagagataacattaaagACATAAaatggtctattgagcatataagtactgaattaatgattacggatcccatgacttaaagtttaccggtaaagaaagtataatgtcatgcggagtatatgaaactcattaattcatttttgcttggttaaattggtttgtctctttttggtctatagacataaagttattataataaatattttgtacacatttgttattttattcatgaggataaataaaattggacccgaatgacttataggaagttcattcataaagcttgattattcataaggtactcatgtaaaaagtgttttacattgtgatacatggaagggacgtcctaattttataatagttttaccgccatgattcgtgtgaaacattttttatctgagttggaggattccataagaaATTGGCCAAattaaagaacctaataccataaggtcatgtgtcataaaggccaagtgggagaatgtaagatattatctccatatatggcctatatgccacatatacggtgtttgttatatttattataaatataatatacggtattatagTTAtgataatttctattaatttaaattaccgtaatagaatcgtttaattgatttaaaattaattaataatattgtttcttgATAGGAAGAACAATACgatatttaccatatttgagggtccctgacctagcctataaattaatagcctgtgtacaccatcagtacggcaatttAGTCATagacataggttagaagatccctcagataattttccttgttcttcagatggatcggaaaaacgcttgagcaaatatggctagaggtaagcttAGAtccgttttatttattttcgctacgcatgttagtttaaataatatgttaaatatttctaacaaggaCAGGGTCAACTGAAGCAAAGTGAATTTgctgctcatatatatatatatagttgaaaatGTTTTTGGGTATTCTGAATTTAAAAACATTGCAACTGTTTCATGTTTTTGGGTCCGAAGAGGATTTTATAGATATTCTCAGCTGAAGTAACGGTGTGCGGTCAACTGTACCAACAGTAAATAAAagttagaattttcaaaaaagtaattATACATACTATACCCTCATCTCCACCACTATCCTACGATGTTAACATAACACTTCAATCCACACTTAGATAATCTatagttaaataataataaaaagaagttcAATAATAAATTGGTAATACTATATCAATATAGTAAGATAGTAATAAAACATGAgtataatttatagcattagCTCGACTTTACGTCGAAAATGTATAGTACATCAAATATTGCCAATCTCATCCACGTCATCAAGCAATACATGTATCAGAATTTGAGATTCTTTATTCTCGAGTTAAGAGAGtgcaaacaaaacccaaaataagGAAAGGAGAGTGGGAATAAAGGATGTGTGTAGGTATGCGTAGAATAGAGATAATTTATACAAGGGGTGGTGTCTAtggcttttctcttattttttattttaattttaatattttttttcaataccaTGAagtaatttggtcattttcaataaatttggATGGAATAAATGCACATTGGACGCTGCGTGGTGTGTATGAGTTGATCGGAGAGGGCATATGGCAAGTAGAACTTGAATTAGGGGCCTAATTGctgcattttaaaattaaattgcaTGAATTTATTTCCCCCAAATACCTACAAACCTTTCAAATCCTGATAAACCATAACTGGGAGAGAAAAAAACAGACAGGAGTAGATATGAATATGTTGTGGTATGGAGACTGTCTGGACGGGCAGCACAACCTGTTCGGACAAGAACTCTAGAGATATTGGATTAATTTTGGGGCGTATGGACAGACAATATATTCTGTCTGAACATGAGTTTCAGGAAGTGACTTTTTTGGTGCATGTCTGGACTGTGTGATGGTGTACGTGTTCGGACATGTGGGGTATCAAGTTCCGGAACCCTAGGGGAGTCTAGACACCACCGCCCGAAAactctgatttttttatttaaagactGAAATGAGACTCTGTTGTTATGGAAAAATTGTGAAAACACTAAGAGATCTTTTCTAAGTTTTCTATAGAGGAGTTTAAGAGTTGAATAGTTTAATCAACGTCTCTGGATTATAAAAGTCTCTGAATAGAGATATATTCTCCATCATAGTAAAATCTGCTACAACTTTGTGGACGTAGCTCTTAGTTGTGAACCACAAAATCTTATGTTCTTTTATGATTACTTGtttaattatctttattttgttttattcttattttcacATCTATAGagaattgaaaaatatgacatatTTGCCTTGGCATGGTACATATATAATACTCGTTATCTTGGAAAGCTTTTCTTGAACAGCAAAAGAAGATCTATAAGCTTAATAAGAAAAGATCAAATCATTCGACTTGGAACATTTCGTGGTATTTCAAATATTTCAGCTTAATATGTGGTCAACTACACATGCATAAGAGAGGCGCTTCAGGCATGTCATTTTCTGTACATACAATTAATCACTTTAAGGTTTCTGCGGATTGGAGCAAAGTAACGTTAGAACTACTCCATCAATTGAAGTGGTCGGATTTGGCTGCATTTCTATTATGTGCAAATTACGTTTTAAGAGGTCCAATAATGGCCGGTTAATTCACCCGctaaataaaaatctaaatgGATAACTTACAAAGTCTTACAAGCTAGGTTCCATCTAGTGAAAAACATAGACTGGTTCATTGACTCCCGGCAATAAATAGACATGTTCCCATTAGCGCAACATCTCTCACTCCTCACATAACCAACAACTCACCGAATACAGAAGCAAGAGATCGTAACCACAGATAAGGATGAAAGGGGTTCCTAATTACCTTGTAGCTTTGGCACTCACGGCTTTGGCATGCTCCCTTGCCTCTGCCTTTGACCCTTCTCCTCTGCAAGACTTTTGCGTTTCAACTAACAGTTCCCTCGATGGTGGTATGCACacattcttcatcttcttgttattattattatgttcttttgAAGTCATTTGATGCATCTCCATTCTTTTCTCTCATCTATGGCATCTACATATCAACGTAATTTTGCTAGTATCTTGCGTGACATTAACTAACTTTTTTCTGTGCAGTATTTGTGAATGGAAAGTTCTGCAAGGACCCAAAGCTTGTCACTCCCAATGATTTCTTCTTTCCGGGACTAAACATTCCTGGAAGCACTGAAAATCAACTTGGGTTGGCTGTCACTGGTGTGGGTGTGGACCAATTATTTGGCCTCAATACACTAGGTATATCCTTAGCTCGTGTAGACATTGCACCATACGGCGTAAATCCACCCCATACTCATCCTCGTGCCACAGAAATTTTCTTAGTCGTAGAGGGTACTCTGTTAGCTGGCTTTGTCTCATCCAGCCCAGATAACCGCCTTTTCGCCAAAATTCTAAATCCGGGAGACTTATTTATCTTCCCATTTGGTCTCATTCATTTCCAGATTAATGTAGGAAAGACCAATGCTGTTGCTTTTGCCAGTTTTAGTAGCCAGAATCCTGGGGCCATCACTATAGCAAATAATGTTTTTGGATCCAATCCTCCTATTAATCCGGATGTTCTCGTCAAGGCCTTCCAATTGGACAAGAATGTGGTTATGTCTCTTCAGAAAAAATTCAGTACTTAGAGaactatatatatgtagtaGCCAAAATGAACCAATTGATGGTTTGAATAAGTTTGACATGTTTCCCTTGTTGTAACATCGTggcaatatataattataatgaaataaaatggcTGCTTATGTACTCTtatattcttctcttttctgGTATCTAAGGTACGTAATACGGTGTGTTTGAAATATCACTTCTAATTTCTTTTGGTACATGCCCTTTGCTTCCTGGCCTCTgttctaaaaaataaactaataaacattgaaataaatgaataataaaaaaggagCGAGAGCGGATTCAAAAGTAACTAATAACGAGTCTAATATCTACATAATCTTTACTAGCTTATATCCCCCAATATATgcggattttttatttattataatttagtcttatatatatatagataattcACAAATTTCAAAAGTCGCTTTCAATCacaattttcaaaagtttttcaAATATCATATGATCACTAAGAAACAAACTGATCGAAAGATAAAAGTTTAGGcaaaataaaagcaaaggaataagaatatcGGACATGTATGTAAGCATTAAGTAAAGCAAATTCAAATATAtgaacaaaaaacattttaattaacgCACCTGATAAAAGGGCTTAC
The sequence above is drawn from the Alnus glutinosa chromosome 11, dhAlnGlut1.1, whole genome shotgun sequence genome and encodes:
- the LOC133882546 gene encoding germin-like protein subfamily 1 member 11 — its product is MKGVPNYLVALALTALACSLASAFDPSPLQDFCVSTNSSLDGVFVNGKFCKDPKLVTPNDFFFPGLNIPGSTENQLGLAVTGVGVDQLFGLNTLGISLARVDIAPYGVNPPHTHPRATEIFLVVEGTLLAGFVSSSPDNRLFAKILNPGDLFIFPFGLIHFQINVGKTNAVAFASFSSQNPGAITIANNVFGSNPPINPDVLVKAFQLDKNVVMSLQKKFST